In one Colletotrichum destructivum chromosome 2, complete sequence genomic region, the following are encoded:
- a CDS encoding Putative signal transduction response regulator, receiver domain, histidine kinase/HSP90-like ATPase: MVDDSALAAAAAIVQSLAADGTTPMSLPFKVDARIELPGRDTPAKRSLENELAKLAQRIEKLENRAHASVAFPETPNEVHDSLFADDSEGTSPSSSNSRPISRPKFQREALESLQEKVLDQEKGISSARQEISSVSAQLLEQKELQEQAFFKIEQERVATLERELWKHQKANEAFQKALREIGEIVTAVARGDLSKKVRMNTVEMDPEITTFKRTINTMMDQLQVFSSEVSRVAREVGTEGLLGGQARIEGVDGTWKELTDNVNVMAQNLTDQVREIASVTTAVAHGDLTKKIERPARGEILQLQQTINTMVDQLRTFASEVTRVARDVGTEGILGGQADVEGVKGMWNELTVNVNAMANNLTTQVRDIIKVTTAVAKGDLTQKVQADCRGEIFDLKSTINSMVNQLQQFAREVTKIAREVGTEGRLGGQATVHDVEGTWRDLTENVNGMAMNLTTQVRAIAKVTTAVANGDLTEKIRVPVRGEILDLKNTINTMVDRLGTFAFEVSKVAREVGTDGTLGGQAQVDNVEGKWKDLTENVNTMASNLTLQVRSISTVTQAIANGDMSQKIEVEAQGEIRVLKETINNMVDRLSNFCNEVQRVARDVGVDGKMGAQADPAGLKGRWREITTDVNTMASNLTTQVRAFSDITNLATDGDFTKLVEVEASGEMDELKRKINQMVSNLRDSIQRNTQAREAAELANKTKSEFLANMSHEIRTPMNGIIGMTQLTLDTDLTQYQREMLNIVNSLANSLLTIIDDILDLSKIEARRMVIEEIPYTLRGTVFNALKTLAVKANEKFLDLTYRVDSSVPDHVIGDSFRLRQIILNLVGNAIKFTEHGEVSLTIKKADPVVWACNPDQYAIEFIVTDTGIGIAADKLDLIFDTFQQADGSMTRKFGGTGLGLSISKRLVKLMGGDLWVKSQHGQGSEFHFTCRVRLSDLGVEVIEKQIKPYKGHEVLFVDKAQSGYGTQIKTMLSTIGLKPVVVESEKDPLLTGVRDAQAMPYDVIIVDSIDTARRLRSVDDFKYLPIVLLAPVVHVNLKSCLDLGITSYMTTPCTAVDLGNGMIPALENRATPSLADNTKSFEILLAEDNRVNQRLAVKILEKYHHVVTVVGNGLEAVEAIKRKKFDVILMDVQMPIMGGFEATGKIREYERSLGSHRTPIIALTAHAMMGDREKCIQAQMDEYLSKPLQQNHLIQTILKCATLGGQLLEKNRERDTAQQPRAKAATNEHPQSQLRPPLETRAFTSKEPITGPSPASPALVSADQEDPISRARNGLSDSRSLTS; encoded by the exons ATGGTCGACGATTCAGCattggccgccgccgctgccatcgTGCAGtcccttgccgccgatggcACCACGCCCATGTCTCTTCCCTTCAAGGTCGATGCGCGAATCGAACTTCCCGGTCGTGATACCCCTGCCAAACGAAGTCTCGAGaacgagctcgccaagctcgCCCAAAGAATCGAGAAACTCGAGAACCGAGCCCACGCCTCTGTGGCCTTCCCGGAGACGCCCAACGAAGTTCACGATTCTCTCTTCGCCGACGACTCCGAGGGCACatcaccgtcatcgtccaacAGTCGTCCTATTTCCAGGCCCAAGTTCCAACGCGAAG CCTTGGAAAGCTTGCAAGAGAAGGTGCTTGATCAGGAGAAAGGCATTTCCAGCGCCAGACAGGAAATCAGCAGTGTAAGCGCTCAGCTTCTCGAGCAAAAGGAACTCCAGGAACAGGCTTTCTTCAAGATCGAACAGGAGCGAGTTGCTACTCTGGAACGGGAACTATGGAAGCACCAAAAGGCAAATGAGGCCTTCCAAAAGGCCCTGCGAGAAATCGGTGAGATTGTTACTGCTGTTGCGCGCGGAGACCTGTCCAAGAAGGTCCGCATGAACACCGTCGAAATGGATCCCGAAATCACGACTTTCAAAAGGACAATCAACACTATGATGGATCAGCTGCAGGTTTTCTCAAGCGAAGTCTCTCGCGTCGCCCGCGAAGTCGGAACCGAAGGTTTGCTCGGCGGTCAGGCTCGCATCGAAGGTGTCGACGGCACCTGGAAAGAACTCACGGACAACG TCAACGTCATGGCTCAAAATCTTACGGATCAAG TGCGAGAAATCGCATCGGTAACAACTGCTGTCGCCCATGGTGACTTGACCAAGAAAATCGAACGCCCTGCCAGAGGAGAAATCCTGCAACTGCAACAAACGATCAATACCATGGTAGACCAACTGCGAACTTTTGCCTCTGAAGTCACTCGAGTCGCTCGCGATGTCGGAACCGAGGGTATTCTTGGTGGTCAAGCCGACGTCGAAGGGGTCAAGGGGATGTGGAATGAACTAACAgtcaacgtcaacgccatGGCAAATAATTTAACCACACAAGTGCGAGATATCATTAAGGTAACCACAGCCGTGGCCAAGGGCGACCTTACGCAAAAGGTTCAAGCGGATTGCAGGGGCGAAATCTTTGATCTCAAGTCCACCATCAACTCCATGGTAAATCAACTCCAACAGTTCGCCCGCGAGGTCACCAAGATTGCCAGAGAGGTTGGCACGGAAGGCAGGCTCGGTGGTCAGGCCACCGTCCACGACGTCGAAGGAACCTGGAGAGACCTCACCGAAAATGTCAACGGCATGGCGATGAACTTGACGACACAAGTACGCGCAATTGCCAAGGTCACCACCGCTGTCGCGAATGGTGACCTTACTGAAAAAATCAGAGTGCCTGTGAGAGGTGAAATTCTTGATCTCAAGAATACCATCAACACCATGGTTGACCGTCTTGGAACCTTTGCTTTCGAGGTCAGCAAAGTCGCCAGGGAAGTCGGCACGGACGGAACTCTCGGCGGACAAGCCCAAGTCGACAACGTAGAAGGCAAATGGAAAGATCTCACCGAAAACGTCAATACCATGGCATCCAACCTAACCTTACAAGTCCGAAGCATTTCGACTGTTACCCAGGCCATTGCCAACGGCGACATGAGCCAGAAGATCGAGGTGGAGGCGCAAGGAGAGATACGGGTTCTCAAGGAAACCATAAACAACATGGTTGACCGGCTCTCCAACTTCTGCAACGAGGTACAAAGAGTTGCCAgggacgtcggcgtcgacggcaagatGGGTGCTCAAGCAGACCCAGCCGGTCTGAAGGGTCGTTGGCGCGAGATCACGACAGACGTCAATACCATGGCTAGCAATTTG ACAACTCAAGTGCGCGCATTCTCTGATATCACGAACCTCGCGACAGACGGGGACTTTACGAAATTGGTCGAAGTCGAAGCCTCCGGTGAAATGGACGAGCTCAAACGAAAGATCAATCAGATGGTGTCCAATTTACGGGATAGTATCCAGAGGAATACGCAAGCTCGTGAAGCAGCAGAACTGGCCAACAAGACGAAGTCGGAGTTCCTGGCAAATATGTCTCACGAGATTCGCACACCCATGAAtggcatcatcggcatgACGCAACTGACACTGGATACGGATTTGACACAGTATCAACGAGAGATGTTGAACATTGTCAACAGTCTAGCGAACAGTCTGTTGACAATCATTGATGACATTTTGGATTTGTCCAAGATTGAGGCCCGCAGAATGGTCATCGAAGAGATTCCTTACACGTTGCGTGGAACAGTGTTCAACGCACTGAAAACCCTAGCCGTCAAGGCGAACGAGAAGTTCCTCGACCTCACGTATCGCGTTGACAGCTCTGTACCAGACCACGTCATTGGAGATTCATTCCGTCTGAGGCAGATCATTCTCAACCTAGTCGGCAACGCCATCAAGTTCACGGAGCACGGCGAGGTTAGCTTGACCATTAAGAAGGCAGATCCTGTGGTTTGGGCTTGCAACCCTGACCAGTACGCCATCGAATTCATCGTCACCGACACCGGTATTGGCATTGCAGCCGACAAACTTGATCTCATCTTCGACACATTCCAGCAGGCCGATGGTTCCATGACCAGGAAGTTCGGCGGTACCGGTCTCGGCTTGTCCATCTCGAAACGTCTCGTCAAGCTCATGGGCGGCGACTTGTGGGTCAAGAGCCAACACGGTCAGGGCAGTGAGTTTCACTTCACGTGTCGCGTCCGTTTGTCggatctcggcgtcgaggtcatCGAGAAGCAGATCAAGCCATACAAGGGCCACGAGGTTCTCTTTGTCGACAAGGCGCAGTCGGGCTACGGAACTCAGATCAAGACGATGCTGTCCACCATTGGCTTGAAGCCGGTTGTTGTCGAGTCGGAGAAGGACCCGTTGCTTACCGGCGTCCGGGACGCTCAGGCAATGCCATACGATGTCATCATTGTCGACTCCATCGACACAGCCAGGAGGCTCAGATCGGTCGACGACTTCAAGTACCTGCCAATCGTTCTCCTGGCGCCCGTTGTCCATGTGAACCTCAAGTCCTGCTTGGATTTGGGAATCACGTCGTACATGACGACGCCCTGCACCGCTGTTGATCTCGGCAACGGAATGATCCCTGCCCTCGAGAACCGCGCCACGCCTTCTCTGGCCGACAACACCAAATCGTTCGAAATCCTGCTTGCTGAAGACAACCGAGTCAACCAGAGGCTTGCCGTCAAGATTCTTGAAAAGTACCATCATGTggtcaccgtcgtcggcaacggTCTTGAGGCGGTGGAGGCCAtcaagaggaagaagttcGATGTCATTCTCATGGATGTCCAGATGCCAATCATG GGCGGTTTTGAGGCAACAGGCAAGATCCGCGAGTACGAGCGAAGCTTGGGCTCGCACCGTACTCCCATCATTGCCCTGACAGCCCACGCCATGATGGGTGACCGTGAAAAATGCATCCAGGCACAGATGGACGAGTACTTGTCCAAACCTCTGCAGCAAAACCACCTTATCCAGACCATTCTCAAGTGCGCGACCCTCGGTGGCCAGCTGCTGGAGAAGAACCGAGAGAGGGATACGGCTCAGCAGCCAAGAGCAAAGGCGGCCACCAACGAGCATCCCCAGTCTCAGCTTCGCCCACCTCTGGAGACCAGAGCCTTCACCTCAAAAGAACCAATCACAGgacccagcccagccagcccagcgTTGGTCTCGGCGGATCAGGAAGATCCCATTTCCAGGGCACGTAATGGCCTTTCCGACTCGCGCAGCCTAACAAGCTAA